The sequence TTCGCAGACTGGCGTTTTAACCTCCGCGCCTCCAATACCGAGCCGCTGGTCCGCCTTAATGTTGAAGCGCGGGGAGATACCGCTCTGCTTGTCCATAAAACTCATGAAGTGCTGATGCTGATTTCTGCCCTGCAAGGGGCTCAGGAGACATTATGACCGCCCTTTCATTACGACATATTCATAAAAAGTACGATAAAAACGTCATCGTGGCGGATCTGTCACTGGAGATAGCATCAGGAGAATTTATCGTTCTTGTGGGCCCCTCCGGGTGCGGGAAATCGACGCTGCTGCGCATGATCGCGGGATTAGAGGCGCCAGACAGTGGCATGCTGATGATGGGCAATGAGGATGTCACCCACCTGGCGGCGGGCAAGCGGAGCTTGTCGATGGTTTTCCAGTCCTATGCACTTTATCCGCATATGACCGTACGGGAGAACCTCGCCTTTGGCTTACGCAATATCCGCACCCCGGAGGCCGACATTGCGCAGCGCATCACCCACGCCGCCAACATGCTCAGGCTGGACGAGCTGCTCGACAGGCTTCCGCAACACCTCTCCGGCGGCCAGCGCCAGCGCGTGGCGATAGGTCGTTCTATTGTCCAGCAGCCCGCGCTGTTCCTGTTTGACGAACCCCTTTCCAACCTTGACGCCGCTCTGCGGGTTGAAATGCGCCAGGAGATCCAGCAACTCCATAATACCCTGAAAAACACCATGATTTACGTCACGCACGATCAGGTCGAGGCGATGACGCTGGCCGACCGTATCGTGGTGATGTGTAAAGGCAATATTGAGCAAACGGGTACGCCGCTTGAACTGTACAACACCCCGGCGAACCGCTTCGTGGCCGAATTCATCGGTACGCCAAAAATCAATATGTTACCCGCCATCTGGCAGCAGGGGGCATTGCATATCGACCCTGATACCGTCTTCCCGCTTTCGCATCAGCCCGCAGACATTCAGGAGGGGGAATCGGTATTTGTCGCGATCCGCCCTGAACACCTGGGTTATCAGCAGCCGGGGGATTTTAGCCTGAGCGGGAAAACGCAGTTATGCGAACTGCAGGGAGATTCAACCCTGGTGTGGCTGGACGTGGCAGGGCATGCCGTGTGCCTGAAATCCTTCCAGCAACTGAGTCTGCCTGCGCAGCAACGTATCACGCTGACCGTGCAGGAGGCTCATCTGCATCTCTTTGACGCGGCAGGCAAGCGGATTGCAATGACGGAAAATGCCGCCTGAATAGAGTATCAGGCGGCGGGAAATGCGCAGACTTACCCCTGACGCAAATTCTGCGCTGCCTTCACCATGTTGGCGAGCGCTGCGCGGGTTTCCGGCCAGCCGCGGGTTTTCAGGCCGCAGTCCGGGTTCACCCACAGGCGCTCTGCCGGAATACGCTGAGCGGCTTTTTTCAGCAGAGCTTCAATCCACTCCACGCTCGGCACGTTCGGGGAGTGAATGTCGTACACCCCCGGTCCGATTTCGTTTGGATAGTCGAACTCTTCAAACGACTCGAGCAGCTCCATATCTGAACGCGAGGTCTCGATGGTGATCACGTCGGCATCCAGCGCGGCAATGGAATCCATAATGTCGTTAAATTCGCAGTAACACATATGGGTGTGGATCTGCGTGTCGTCCTTCGCCACCGCCGCATTGATGCGGAAGGCTTCCACGCCCCACTTCAGATAGTCATCCCAGTCGCTGCGGCGCAGCGGCAAACCTTCTCGTAACGCCGGTTCGTCAATCTGGATAATGCCAATGCCAGCGGCTTCCAGATCCGCCACCTCATCACGCAGCGCCAGCGCGATTTGCTTCGCAATGGTTTCACGGGTCACGTCTTCACGCGGGAACGACCAGCACAGAATGGTCACCGGCCCGGTCAGCATGCCTTTTACCGGCTTGTCGGTCAGAGACTGAGCATACTTCGCCCACGCCACCGTAATCGCTTCCGGGCGGCTGACGTCACCGATCACCACCGGTGGCTTCACGCAGCGGGAACCGTAGCTCTGCACCCAGCCATTCTGGGTAAACACGAAGCCGTCCAGGTGTTCACCGAAGTATTCCACCATGTCGTTACGCTCAGCTTCACCGTGCACCAGCACGTCCAGACCTAAACGCTCCTGCTCGATGATCGCCTGCCTGATGTGCTCAGCAATGCCGGTACGGTAGTGATTCGCATCCAGATTGCCCTTTTTGAAGTCGAGACGCAGGCCGCGGATCTCGGTCGTTTGTGGGAATGAACCGATCGTCGTAGTTGGCCATGCGGGCAGGTTGAAGCGGGCGCGCTGGGCTTCGGCACGGACTTCATACGGACTCTGGCGCTGGCTGTCCTGAGCGGTGATGGCCGCCAGACGTTTTTCCACTGCCGGATTATGCACGCGTGCCGAATGACGGCGCGCCTGAATCGGGGCGCTCCATTCGGTAATCGCCGCCGTGTCACCGCTGTTCAGCGCGTCGCGCAGCAGCGCCAGTTCTTCACATTTTTGCAGGGCGAAGGCAAACCAGCTTTTCACTTCCGGGTCGAGACGGGTCTCCACGCTCAGATCGATCGGGCTGTGCAGCAGTGAACATGATGAGGCCACCCACAGCTCACGTTTACCGACAATGTCTTTAATTTGAGCATACTTTTCGGTGAGATCGGCACGCCAGACGTTACGACCGTTTACCAGCCCCGCTGAGAGCAGCCAGTCTGCGGGCAGACGTTTGTGCAGTTCCTTCACGTCATCTTTGCCGTGAACCAGGTCAACATGCAGGCCCTGAACCGGCAGCGCGGCAATCGTGCTCAGGTTAGGCGTCACGCCCTCGAAATAGGTGGTCAGCAACAGCTTCACCTGCCCGGTAAGCGCGTCATACGCCGGTTTGAAGGCATCGAGCCAAACCTGGGGCAGCTCAAGCACCAAAGCAGGTTCGTCGATTTGCACCCACTGAATGCCGCGTTTACCCAGCTCAATCAGTACCTGTTTGTAGACGGGCAGAATGTCCTTCAGCAGGCTGAGGCGGTCAAACGGCTCGCCTTTGACTTTGCCCAGCCACAGGTAGGTTACCGGTCCGAGCAGCACCGGTTTCACCTGGTGGCCCAGCGCCAGCGCTTCGTCGACTTCGTCCAGAAGCTGTGTCCAGGTCAGTTTGAACTGCTGACCTTTTACGAACTCCGGCACCATATAGTGATAGTTGGTGTTAAACCACTTGGTCATTTCTGCCGCTGCCGCGGGTTCACCCGTTGGCGCACGACCACGGCCGATGCGGAACAGGGTATCGATATCAACCGATCCATCTTTGTTCTGATGACGAGCCGGCACGTTGCCCAGCAGCAGGCTGGTCGTCAGAACATGGTCGTACCAGGCGAAATCGCCCACCGGCAGCAGGTCAATGCCCGCCTGCTTTTGCTGATCCCAGTGACGGGCGCGCAGCTCGCGCCCTACGGTCAGTAGTTCTTCACGGGTAGCGTTACCCGCCCAGTAGCTTTCTTGCGCTTTTTTCAGCTCGCGACGCAGGCCAACGCGAGGGAAACCGAGAGTGTGATTGCGGATTGTCATGTTATGCCCCTTGTGAATTTCGCTATTTAGACGTCCAGATGTTTACACATCTATAATTGGCAGGTACTGTATATTCCTCAAGCGCAAAATGTTCATGGCGAAGTGAAGGACTTTCATGATCGAGATAAAACACCTGAAAACGCTGCAAGCGTTGCGGAACTGCGGATCGCTCGCGGCGGCTGCGGCCACGCTGCACCAGACCCAGTCTGCCCTTTCTCACCAGTTCAGCGATCTGGAACAACGCCTCGGATTTCGTCTTTTTGTGCGTAAGAGCCAACCTCTGCGCTTTACGCCGCAGGGTGAAATTCTTCTTCAACTGGCGAATCAGGTCCTGCCGCAGATCGCCAGCGCGCTACAGTCCTGTAACGAGCCGCAGCAGACAAAACTGCGCATCGCCATTGAGTGCCACAGCTGTATTCAATGGCTGACCCCTGCGCTTGAGAACTTCCGCCAGAAGTGGCCGCAGGTGGAGATGGATTTTAAATCCGGTGTGACGTTCGACCCGCAACCCTCGCTGCAGCAGGGTGAGTTGGATCTGGTGATGACCTCCGACATTCTGCCGCGCAGCGGCCTGCACTATTCGCCGATGTTTGATTTTGAAGTGCGCCTGGTGCTGGCACCGGATCATCCGCTGGCGGCTAAAACGCGCATCACGCCGGAAGACCTGGCAACAGAAACGCTGCTGATTTATCCGGTTCAGCGCAGTCGCCTGGATATCTGGCGTCATTTCCTGCAGCCGGCAGGCATTAGCCCGCAGCTGAAAAGCGTGGATAACACCCTGCTGTTGATTCAGATGGTTGCCGCCAACATGGGCATCGCGGCGCTGCCGCACTGGGTGGTGGAGAGTTTTGAACGCCAGGGCCTGGTGGTGACCAAAACCCTGGGTGAAGGACTGTGGAGCCGTCTGTACGCTGCCGTGCGCGATGGCGAGCAGCGTCAGCCGGTGACAGAAGCGTTTATTCGCTCAGCGCGGAACCACGCGTGCGACCATCTTCCGTTTGTGCGGAGCGCGGAGCGACCCAGCGGCGATGGACCCACAGTGAAGCCAGGATCACCGCTCCCCCAATAAGGAAGCTCGGCCAGTGCGGTTGCTGCTGCCAGATGGCGAGGTTGACCAGCAGCCCCGCCGGGACGTGCACGTTGTTCATTATCCCGAGCGTTCCGGCGTCGACCTGCGTCGCGCCGTAGTTCCACATGAAGTAACCCAGCCCTGACGCCACCACGCCCAGCCAGACCAGAACGCCCCACTGCACCGACGTGGTCGGCAGCTTTTGCGGGTTACCGAGCAGAAACCACGCCGATACCGCGACAATCGCCGCGCCCATATAGAACCACGCAAATGCATTGTGCTGAGGCATCGGGCGGGTTTCCATCAGGCGTTTGTAGCCCACCATGCCGATGGCGAAACTGATGTTGGCGAGCTGGACGAACATCAACCCGGTCCAGAAGTGATCGCTGACTTTGTCATAGCGAATAATTGCCGCGCCAATCACCGCCAGCGCCGCGCTCAGCAGGTATCCCCAGCGCAGACGACGCCTGCTGAGCAGGTCGTAAATCAACGTAATATAGAGCGGCGTCAACACGGTAAAGAGCAGGAATTCAGAGACGGACAAATAGACGTAAGCCCGGAAGCTGAACAGATACATGATACCCAACTGCATCGCGCCCACCAGCATGTACAGCACAATCGCTTTCAGCGATTGACCACGCGAGCGCAGAAACGGCAGGAATACCAGCGCCGCCAGCCCCACGCGCATCAGCACCGAGAAGTAGCTGTCGACCGAACCGGCAAGGTACTCGCCAATCAGGCTAAAGGAGAAGGCCCACAGGATAGTGGTGATAATGAGTAGCGCCACAATGCTTGTCTCTCAGAAAGAAGGACAGGCATTGTAGCGGACTCTTCAGTTGACATCTGGTCAACAAACAACCAAATGAAGATTATTCAAGGAACAGCTTGCGCAGGTATTTCGGTACCGCGTTGTCAGCGTTGGAACCAATCACTTCCAGCTCCGGATGCAAATCTTTCAGACGCTGATGCGCGTTCTGCATGATGCAGCCCTTGCCTGCCATGGAGAGCATTTCAGCGTCGTTCATGCCGTCACCAAAAGCGATGCAGTCTTTCAGCGCGAAACCCAGACGTTTCGCGACCGCTTCCAGCGCGTGACCTTTGGAGACGCCCCCCGCCATCACTTCCAGACAGGTCAGGGTTGAGAAGCTCACGTTGACGCGATCGCCCCAGCGGGCGTTGATCGCCTGTTCCAGTGGGAGCAGTTCTTCATGGCTATCGCAGGTGAAGAACACCTTACTGATACCTTCCGGCTCAAGAAGGCCCGGCTCGTACAGGGAGTAGTTAAATACCGCTTCCTTGAAGAAACGCATTTCATCCGGGCGGTGGCGGTTCATGAACCAGTCGTCGTTGCGGTACACGTTGGTGATGATAGCCGGGTTGTTATGCACCACGCCGAAGAGATCGGCGGCAATATCGCGATCCAGGTTATGGGTAAAGATCAGGTTACCGTCAGTATCATGCACGCGCGCACCGTTGGAGGTGATCATGTACGATTTGATCTCAAGATTATCGCGGATCTGCCCCACGTCTACGTGGTGGCGGCCGGTGGCAAACACAAAGTTCACGCCACGGGCAGTCAGAAGCTTTAAGGTCTCTTTCGCGTAAGGCGACAGGGTGTGGTCAGGGGAAAGCAGCGTGCCATCTAAATCAGATGCAACAACCTGGTACATAGGGATTTCAACCTCTGGTGGAAAACAATAATCAGTTATGCCTGTTGAAAAATTCAACAATGGCGTTGAGCGCGACTGAGCGCATAACGTCCTTTTCGAAAAGGATCTCATGGTAAGCGCCGTTGATGACCAGCGGTTTTCCCCCTTCACAAGGGTGACCGGCGGCGGCGCGCAATTCACAATAACGGTCATGCATGCGGTTATCGACCACACGCTCTTCTTCAGCCTGAATCAGGAGTGTTGGCGTGTCATCATCACCTACCCCCGCCAGCACCTGTTCACCGGCCAGAATCCCCTCCCGCACCCAGTGCCAGGTCGGGCCACCGACGCGTAAGCGCGGTTCATCGGCATAAAAGCGCAGGTTGCGGCGATAACGCTGCCGACTGTGGGTTAAGACGTTGATGGCGAACGGCAGCGCGCGCCAGCGTCCGGTCCCGATGGCATAGCCTTCACGAATGCGCTGATGGCCCTCAGCCCAGTCGAGAAGATGACGCACCATCCAGTCGGGGAAACGTATGACGATACCGTACATCGGCGCGGTTAGCGCAATGGCATCACACTGGTGTTGATACCGCTGCAAAAACAGCGTCGAAATAGCGCCACCCATGGAGTGCGCAAGGATATAGCGCTTACGCCAGGGGCCGGGCTGCACTTCCTGCTGCCAGAACGCGGCAAAATCGTCGACGTAATCGCTGAAGCGATCGACATGTCCACGGTGCGTGTCCTGTAGCATGCGTCCGGACAGCCCCTGTCCACGGTGGTCGATGATGAGCACATCGAACCCCATATGGACCAGATCGTAGGCCAGTTCGGCGTATTTAACGTAGCTTTCAATGCGCCCCGGGCAAACCACGATTACCCGATCATTTTTCTCATCACGGAAACGAACGAAGCGTACCGGGATGCCCCCGACGCCCGTAAACTCATCTTCCTCACGCTGCCGCCAGAAATCGGTCAGCGGCCCCATAGAGAAAGCAGCAAATGCGTTTTCTCGTGTTTCCCAGTCCTTTTTCTGCTGAAACATTGGGTTTCCACTCACGTAATCCAGGGAATATCGTTTTTTTTCGTAACCGGTCACAAAATGACTCATCAATAGCGTATTGTGGCATAAAAACAGACGATTCGGGAGTTTCAAATGACCTTCGAGTGGTGGTTCGCCTACCTGCTGACATCCATCATCCTGAGCCTTTCACCGGGTTCGGGTGCGATTAACACCATGACTACCTCCATCAACCACGGCTATCGCGGGGCGGCGGCGTCGATTGCCGGTTTGCAAACCGGGCTGGGCATTCACATCGTCCTGGTCGGGATTGGGCTGGGAACGCTGTTCTCCCGCTCGGTGCTGGCGTTTGAAGTGCTGAAATGGGCCGGTGCGGCATATCTTATCTGGCTGGGTATTCAGCAGTGGCGCGCGGCTGGCGCCATTAACCTGAATACGCTCGCGCAGACGCAAAACCGTGGTCATCTGTTTAAGCGGGCAGTATTCGTCAACCTGACCAACCCGAAAAGCATTGTGTTCCTCGCCGCGCTGTTCCCACAGTTTATCGTGCCGCACCAGCCTCAGGTGATGCAGTACGTGGTGCTGGGTGCGACCACAATTATTGTCGATATTATCGTGATGATTGGTTACGCGACGCTGGCACAACGAATTGCCGGATGGATAAAAGGACCTAAGCAGATGAAGGCCCTGAACAAAGTGTTTGGCTCGCTGTTTATGCTGGTTGGCGCGCTGCTTGCGTCAGCGCGTCATGCTTAGCGAGAAATGATGAGATGAATGCCGAAGCCGGCGAACAGCGCGCCGGCGAAGCCATCGATCCACTTCGCGATACGCTGGTAGCCACGGCGCATCGCCGGTAAGGCAAACAGGCTTGCCACGATAGTGAACCACGCGAAGGTCTCCACGACGATAAGCAGAAAAATGCCCCAACGTGCGCCCGCGCCAACGCTGTCGCCCACAAACAGCGAGAACACCGAGCCGAAATAGATAATCGCTTTCGGATTCGCCAGGTTGGTCAGTAGCCCTTTTACAAAGCTCCGTCCACCCGTTGCCAGCTCCACCTTAGGCTCTTGCGTTTTTTTCTCTTCTTTTTTCAGCGCCCCGCGCAGCATCTGGTAGCCCATCCAGCACAGGTACAGGCCACCGCCAACCATAATGATGTTATGCAGCCAGGCCATCTTCGCCAGGATAAGGTTCAGACCGAGCAGCGCAACGGCCGCCCAGACCATGACGCCCATGGTAATACCGAGCACGCCCATCATCGCCTCTTTACGGGAACGACTGACCGCTGTTTGCGATACGAAGAAAAAGTCAGGGCCCGGGCTCATCAGCGCAACGATGTGCACTAACGCCACGGTGAGAAATAGCATTAACATAATTGGCTCGCAGGGAAATAATTCAGTGAGTCATCATACTGGCACTTTTTTGGCCGGCTGACTACTCCTCATCATCACCGTCAACGTGAGAACGGATAAGCGCCATAAACTCTTTACCGAAGCGCTCCAGCTTGCGCGTGCCTACGCCGTTGACGCTGAGCATTTCGCTGGCGCTGAGCGGCATCTGTTCCGCCATCTCAATCAGCGTCGCGTCGTTGAACACCACGTAAGGCGGGATGTTCTCTTCATCAGCAATGGCTTTACGCAGCTTACGCAGTTTGGCAAACAGCTTGCGGTCATAGTTACCGCCGTAGGATTTCTGCATCACGCGTGGTTTGAGGGCGACCACGCGCGGTACGGCGAGCTTCAGTTCAACGTCACCGCGCAACACCGGACGCGCGGCTTCGGTCAGCTGTAGCGCCGAGTGCTGAGCGATGTTCTGAGTGGCAAATCCGAGGTGAATCAGCTGACGAATAATGCTAACCCAGTGCTCGTGGCTCTGATCTTTACCGATCCCGTATACCGGCAGTTTGTCGTGGCCCATGTCGCGGATACGCTGGTTATTGGCGCCGCGCAACACTTCCACCACGTAACCCATCCCGAAGCGTTGATTCACACGGTAAATGGTCGAAAGCGCCTTACGCGCGTCCATCAGGCCATCGTACTGCTTCGGCGGATCCAGGCAGATATCGCAGTTGCCGCACGGCTCCTGTCGCCCTTCACCAAAATAGTTGAGCAGCACCAGACGGCGGCAGGTTTGCGCTTCGGCAAACGCCCCCATCGCGTTGAGCTTATGGCGTTCGATATCCTGCAGCTGTCCCTGCGGTTTCTCTTCCAGACAGCGGCGCAGCCACGCCATATCGGCTGGATCGTAAAACAGCATCGCTTCCGCAGGCAGACCATCACGCCCGGCGCGGCCGGTTTCCTGATAGTAGGATTCGATATTACGCGGGATGTCGAAATGCACCACAAAACGCACGTTGGGCTTGTTAATCCCCATTCCAAACGCCACCGTCGCGACCACAATCTGCAGGTCGTCACGCTGGAATTTCTCCTGCACATCCGCGCGGATGTGGTTCTCCAGCCCGGCATGATACGCCGCGGCGCTAAAGCCACGGTTTTGCAGACGCGCGGCGGTGTCTTCCACCTTCGCCCGACTGTTGCAGTAAATAATGCCTGACTTGCCGCGCTGTTCCTGGACATAGCGCAGGAGCTGATCCAGCGGCTTGAATTTTTCCATCAGCATGTAGCGGATGTTAGGGCGGTCGAAACTGCTGACCTGAATATAGGGATCATTCAGCCCCAGCAGGCGAACGATATCCAGACGCGTCGTATCATCTGCCGTGGCGGTAAGCGCCATAAACGGCAGTTCCGGGAAGCGCTGACGGAGCTGGCCGAGGGCGGCATATTCCGGGCGGAAATCGTGCCCCCACTGCGAGATACAGTGCGCTTCATCCACCGCCAGCAGGACCGGGTTCCAGTGTGCGAGATGGTCGAGGAAGTTATCCAGCATCAGGCGTTCCGGTGCGATATACAGCAGACGAACCTGCCCGGTGCGACACCCGGCCATCACCTCTTGCTGCTGCTCCCGGGTTTGCGTGGAATTAAGACAGGCCGCCGCCACGCCGTTGGCGAGCAGTTGATCAACCTGGTCTTTCATCAGAGAAATAAGGGGCGATACCACGACCGTCAGGCCGTTAAGCACCAGCGCGGGCACCTGATAACAGAGTGATTTCCCGCCGCCGGTCGGCATAACGACCAGACAATCACGGCCTTCCAGCACGGTTTCAATGATGGTTTCCTGGCCAGGGCGGAACTGCTGGTAGCCAAAGGTTTCATGCAAAACCTGTTTAGCCAGCGACTCCTGATTCAATACTTCCGCCTGCGCCACGTTAACCCCATATGCCAGAAATGAAACAGGCGCTATTTTCAGCGCCTGAGAGAGAAACTTCAACGTTTAACGCAAAAACATTCGAGCAGCTTAGAGAATATCGTTCAGCATTACGCCCACACCCACGCGGGTCTGGTTGAAGTTATAGTCGATCAGCGACTCGCCGTAACCGCTGTACACCTGCGTATAGAGGCGCACGTGCTTAGTTACCGGATAGCTCAGGCCCACTTCCGCACCACCGTAGCCGGTATTCCAGTTGTACTGGCCTTTCGCGCTCAGCACGGCATCGCCTAACTGGTAGCCGACCTTGAGCTGGTAGTACCCCATATATTTGGTGATATCCGGGTTATCGTCGGTGCTCCCCACCACATACCACGGCTTCACTTCCACCATCCAGTTGCCGTTCTGCGCCATCAGGCGCGTATAGGCACGGTTCCAGCTACGAGACGTGGGGTCTGAACGGCCGTTAGAATCGTGATTAAAGCCGACTTCGACGTCACGCAACGTCCATCCGGCAAATTCATAATCCGTTGCAAAGCCAAGGAACAGCTGCGGCTCATAGTTGGTTTCACGGAACGGCGAAGATTCGCCGCTGTTGGAAAGCTGCCACCAGGATTTCTGCGTGTAAGAGGCACCGAGTACCGAGTTCGGCCCCAGAATACCGCGCCAGAACGGGAAGGCGAGGCTCAACTGGAACTTCACCTCATCTTTACGCGCATTATCAGACCAGTTATAGGAGCTTATCGCTTCTTTGTTCAGATCGCTGGTCTGGGTGTAAATCACGTAGTTGGTGTCATACGGGTAAAGCGTGAACGGATTGTCATGCTCCTGAAGCATGTTAGCAATGATGCTACCGTGTACGGATGGCGCATCGTGCACTTCTTTAACTGTCGCTTCCTGCGCATATGCTGTGAGGGGCAGCGCAACCGCCGCCAGTAACCAACCCAGATACGTCCGCATCGGTGGTGTTCTCCTGAAATAGTGACGTGTAATGAATAATTTTATCCGGGCATTCTACAGACTTCTGCGCCAACTTCCGCCTCCTCGTTTCTGAAAGTGGAAATCCGTATTGTTGAGGCATAAAATCAACATTTCATTAACAATAGGGATATGAAACCTCATGTCAGCCATGCTTACCTCTGAAGAAGTGTTAAAGCTCGTGGGCGAGATTTTTGTTTACCATATGCCATTTAACCGTGCGCTGGGTCTGGAGCTGGAGCGTTACGAGAAAGAGTTTGCCCAGTTGAGCTTCAACAACCAGCCGATGATGGTGGGCAACTGGGCGCAAAGTATTTTGCACGGCGGGGTGATTGCTTCCGCGCTGGACGTGGCGGCTGGTCTGGTCTGCGTGGGCAGTACGCTGACGCGTCATGACACCATCAATGAAGACGAACTCCGTCAGCGTCTGGCACGCATGGGCACCATTGATTTACGCGTCGATTATCTTCGCCCCGGACGCGGCAATCGCTTTACCTGCACCAGCAGCCTGCTGCGTGCGGGGAATAAAGTTGCGGTGGCGCGCGTAGAATTACACAACGAAGAACAGG comes from Enterobacter kobei and encodes:
- the recQ gene encoding ATP-dependent DNA helicase RecQ codes for the protein MAQAEVLNQESLAKQVLHETFGYQQFRPGQETIIETVLEGRDCLVVMPTGGGKSLCYQVPALVLNGLTVVVSPLISLMKDQVDQLLANGVAAACLNSTQTREQQQEVMAGCRTGQVRLLYIAPERLMLDNFLDHLAHWNPVLLAVDEAHCISQWGHDFRPEYAALGQLRQRFPELPFMALTATADDTTRLDIVRLLGLNDPYIQVSSFDRPNIRYMLMEKFKPLDQLLRYVQEQRGKSGIIYCNSRAKVEDTAARLQNRGFSAAAYHAGLENHIRADVQEKFQRDDLQIVVATVAFGMGINKPNVRFVVHFDIPRNIESYYQETGRAGRDGLPAEAMLFYDPADMAWLRRCLEEKPQGQLQDIERHKLNAMGAFAEAQTCRRLVLLNYFGEGRQEPCGNCDICLDPPKQYDGLMDARKALSTIYRVNQRFGMGYVVEVLRGANNQRIRDMGHDKLPVYGIGKDQSHEHWVSIIRQLIHLGFATQNIAQHSALQLTEAARPVLRGDVELKLAVPRVVALKPRVMQKSYGGNYDRKLFAKLRKLRKAIADEENIPPYVVFNDATLIEMAEQMPLSASEMLSVNGVGTRKLERFGKEFMALIRSHVDGDDEE
- the pldA gene encoding phospholipase A, whose translation is MRTYLGWLLAAVALPLTAYAQEATVKEVHDAPSVHGSIIANMLQEHDNPFTLYPYDTNYVIYTQTSDLNKEAISSYNWSDNARKDEVKFQLSLAFPFWRGILGPNSVLGASYTQKSWWQLSNSGESSPFRETNYEPQLFLGFATDYEFAGWTLRDVEVGFNHDSNGRSDPTSRSWNRAYTRLMAQNGNWMVEVKPWYVVGSTDDNPDITKYMGYYQLKVGYQLGDAVLSAKGQYNWNTGYGGAEVGLSYPVTKHVRLYTQVYSGYGESLIDYNFNQTRVGVGVMLNDIL
- the yigI gene encoding acyl-CoA thioesterase YigI — encoded protein: MSAMLTSEEVLKLVGEIFVYHMPFNRALGLELERYEKEFAQLSFNNQPMMVGNWAQSILHGGVIASALDVAAGLVCVGSTLTRHDTINEDELRQRLARMGTIDLRVDYLRPGRGNRFTCTSSLLRAGNKVAVARVELHNEEQVYIASATATYMVG